In Cryptococcus gattii WM276 chromosome B, complete sequence, the DNA window ACCATTAAGACCAATACTGGCAAGATTTTAACGGAACATCCCCTTTTGCCTACGAAGGAACAAAGTCTTCTGATGGATGAGTTGGTTCTGGGTATGGACTTGGATGAATATGCACgggaggagaagagaaaggcccaggaggatgaagagcAGGATGTGGACGAACAAATGGATGACCAAGAGTCAGTATTGTCTTCATGCTGCAAGCCCTGTGTTAACAATGAGCAGTCAAGATGGTACTTGGTTCAAACCATGGGAGGCAGTAAATCCTGTCATTCATCGAATTAGAGAAGCCATTTTTCACGCGTCCCTCACACCTGATCTTGACGAAGATCCCCTCGGACCGCCCCATCCTGAACTTACAAAGTATTTCGAAACGCCGGCAGAACTCGCTGAAAAAGTGGAAGACGTGACAGAGCGATTGAAAGAGATTCTAGACATTAAGAAGGTCCcagagaaaaggaagaggcggaaggtgcaaaaggaagaattaggtgaagatgaaggatTGTAAGTGACCTTATGCCTCTCATGGTCAATGTGTTTCGCTGAAAGATGACACAGCattgatgaggatgagCTCTTCGCTGAACCGACTGAGACAAAGCCCATTATCAAGCCCGAGCCGCAGTCTCAAACGTCATCCCAACCCACAACTTCTACTCCTATTCCAGATCAAAACAAGCCAAAGTCGGGAAGACTTATCAGTAACGGTAGTCCAATCGACGATTTCAAACGCGTGATCCAGGTCGGAGATGTTTTCCGCAAAGCTATTCAGGATATGAATGAAGTGGTAAAGGAGAATGTGAAGAGCAGTTTCTCAAGGCAAAACTTTACTGGAGCAATCGATTGCTTGAAGCTGATGAGATCCACTGCTCTTGGGTACGAGGAAGTAGAAACTTACAATGAGTGGGTAATGTGAAAATGTGGCGGGAATCGAGCTGACGATTGCCAGCTGCATTGATTCTCTTGAGCAAACCGTCAAGGCCAAAGGCTTCAAACATCCTGATTTCTGGGACTGTAAGTCATGCATTGACCCAGGCGGAGCTGATGTTGTAGATTTTAAGTCAGCCGGTAAATCTGTCAGTAAGATttcggaagaagaggccGAGACGGCCATGGAGGGCTTTGAATAAAGCATAAGGGTGTTGTTGTATGGTATGTACGTATAGAAACATAATATGTAACAACAAATGGATACACCCATGCCGATTAAAAGCTTCTGTGAGGGTTGCAGTCATTTCAGTTCAGTCAATGGCTATTTACTCTCTATTCACCTTCTACGGGATTGTCGGGCCGGCATCGTACTTGGTCTTCGCTTTCTAGATAGGAGAGCCCGGTGAATCTATATCGTTGTGAAAAACAGATCAACGACCATCAATGACCCAACCGACGCGCGTTACTAAGGCCTTACATCTTGTTTGAGGGACGGGAAATACAAGTATTAGAAGTAGTGGAAGCGGTTGATGGTCTTATCCGGCGTGGCGGATAATTGCAATTAGTATTATTGCTGTGATAATACTTCAAGATGTGAATCTTTGCCGCCGTGACGCAGGGTCCTCTGTCGTTATTCTTTATCCCCAATTCCACCTCTTTGACAGTTGGGATAAGCCTACAATTCTGTAACAGATACTACAGAGGACATTATTTGGCCCTATCCTAAGGGGACACCGATACACCAACAGAAGAAAGGGGTTGAAAGTTGGTTCAGTTGGTTGTTGCAACTTCTTCACGGTCTATGATAGCACAACAGTTAAAAAGGGCATACTTCTTACCTTACAACGGGTGTTAGTAATATTATTTAATGAAGATTTCATCTAGCTTCAGGTTGGATAGTGATCGCAAGGGAGTGGCAAGTGCCATTTGATCGAGTGATTTGTCTCAGACCCATATGTCAAACGGTTTGCACAGACTTAGGCGTCTCATCAACTGATAAACGACGCCGCATGATTACTAAGGATCGTCAGCAACAACAGCACCTTATTTTGCTTTCGTAATTCGATTAGAAAGTGAATTGTACATTACATCTCTATACTCGTACAGAAACGATTATACCAGTTATCATGAAACATCCATCCTatcatcctcctcaacAGCGAACCCTCTTTCCCTCAGTGTCTCATCCACAGCCGCTTTCACGTCGTAGTCATCTTCCCGCAAGTAATCATCGTTTCTGAGACACAATGAGCACATAGAAAATTACACGACACGAAGTAAGCAAACGCACTGTAAACTGGAGCTATAAGAGTCGTTCACAGCGTTGAGAAGGTCACGCAAATTGGAGAGCGCCCTCCGTAAGCAGTCCACGGCGGATTGGTTCTCTGTAAAAGTAGTTAGATCTGACTCATTATAGAGAATAATTCTTACTCACCGTACATCTGAATTCGCAGGTGGATTTTGGGTTCTGAAGGGTGAGGAGCTGTGTAGCCACAAAACTCCACTTCGGGGCTACAGAGAGTCAACTTCACATCAAATGACTTCTCCACAGACCACATACTCCTTCATGATAATCCATCGCAAAGCATTTCCAAGGGTATGATCCTCTTGCCAGAGAGCAAAAGTACAAGCTGAGTAATCGGGTTCATGCCCTGGTAACTAATGATATCTTGATCAGCATATTGCCTGGTATCGCCAACAATTAGTCGCCAAACGCACTATAGTGATCTTTTCGTGGACGGCATTTGAGGAGACAGATTGGAGAAGAGTGCTAGGATTGTCAAGCTTGGAGATGGGTTGGGACATTTTGATGAATTTTGGAGATTTCGAACCGTCTTATTGATATTTTGTTTTGAATATGGCGACTTGGGGGTCGAAGAATCAAAATCTCCAAGGCACCGAGAGTAATTTCAGAAATTTACTTTGTATCCTACATAAAGCCTCCACCACACCAAATCAAGGCGGCGTCTGCCGCTGATGGTACCTGATTAGCCCCCTTAATTACTTAATTAGTAATTAATCCGTTTGGGTCTTGTCGAAAGCTGAAATGATGCATTAATTTTGCCTTGTCTTTCAGATTCAATCTCGCTGTCTTTATTCATTTATTCGTTCGGACAATCAGTGCCTTTTTGTCTTCAAAGCCTCTAGCCTTGTCATCCCTTACCCCTGGGTCAGGTATCATGCCGGCCCATTGTCCTTATCGAGTCGATGATCGGTGACAGGTTGCGCAACTAAGTTTATTGCGTTTTATGCGATTGTCACTTCTTCTCCGCCAGCGACGGATATCGACTGAAAAGGTAATCGTTCCTTGGGCCTGTAATATTACCAAACACCAGTATCTACTGCCCCTATCGGCTACTCTTTTCCAGTAAATACCCTAAGATCCAATGAGCCATCTAATGAAAAGGAACAAGGACCCAGCCCAAATGCGTCATTCGAAACAAACCAGGCTGTCCATTCTCCGAGGTAATGAAATGATTAACATTGAACAATTGGGACTGCTGACACAACAGATAAAGCTGATACATGCGGTGTATGCAGTTCAAGACAGGTTTATTGTTTTTCCAAGTTAACAATAAGGATTAttgaaaagaaaaagagagaCGTGCTGATGAACTGAAGCAGTGATACTTCTTCTAAATTTGGACGGTTAATGAGAGTTAGGCTGCTATGTATAAGTACCAAATGAAGATATCCAACGGCGGAGAGATCCTCATCCCAACGTCTTTTTGGGAGACACACTCTCGTGGTGGCTTGACATTATCCTTCCTGCTCTGTTTGAACAGTCCTTTTTATCTGCCTACCATGTCTCCTCTTACCCCCGAATCAATCAATTCTGGCTATATTATTCCTACTTGTGATCACCGTCTGTCCTGTGCTTCATCTTCAGCAAGCAACATCCAACCTAGTAATACCAATGTCGACAGCTGCTATTCTCGATTTGTCCGTTCCTTTGCTGGATCTGCCAGTCTTTTCCCCAACTCTCGGCTTCTGCCCGATCCCCGGCCGATAGCTAGGTCCACTTTGAAAAAGCAAGAACCTTCCCCTTCACCGACGCCTAGCTTTCACATGGACAAAGACATAAGTGCTATGACACAGCCTCCTGTATCAATCAAGCTGCATAGAGAATTGTTGATCACAGGCGAGCCCAGAGGAGATGCAAGGGAAGTTTCGCAAGTTAAGTGGATGGACAATACAGATAGAAAACGAGCCAGGCTGACTTTAAATCCCCAATTAGTCCATAAGCCCTCAGTATCATATAGAACAGTCACCTCCCCCGGAGCAAAATTCTGATGTCAATCATGTAGATCGACAGTTACAGTGAATCACTTGATTTTGTGAGGCCCCCACGAACTAGCCTTCGTTAACTTTTTATACAGATATCTTGTTGATCCTCGTCTCAAGCTTTACCCTTTCGTGCTGCCGCCGAACCTCTGGGAGGAGCCTACTTCGGAAGGGATGGTCCAAAGTGACCAAGAAATTCAACAAGCTTCCAGATCCATCGTACCTCTCAGTTTATCTACCCTCAACGTCCCCATCAACCGCCATTCAACTTATTCTCCCTCTCAATCTCCCCCCAGCCCTTCCACCTCTGTCACACCGCGCATTATCCAAAACCCTCACTTTTCCGATCCCCGAGTGGGCAAGCATCATATCCCCTCAGCTCTTCTCAATCGTCCTTTGAACGAAAGTCTTCATCTCTCTAGTCTCATCCCTTATCCTGGCGAACCGTGAAAATGGGTCAGCTTGTGTGGCTCAACGCAAGACTGCGTATCATTTAAGAAAAGGAGGCTGCATCATTGTAAGAAATTACCAGGGCAAGTTGAGGAGTTGCTATGGTATCGAGGCGGAGGATGCagtgatgaggaggaaaaagGTGGCCATTCTTCAGATGAGTAGCACCCACACACCTTCAATGATGACCAGTAAGAAAGCGAGAGTACACCCAAGGACAGCATTGGTAAAAAGGATTCCTAGTCAGGAAGCAGAGCTGAGAGCTCAGGTGGCTCGGACATTGATACCTCGAGGTCACGGTACACAACGAGGACCAAGAGGTCCCAGAATGCGTTCAAAGATCGTTGAAGGGAGAGCTTAAGGTTTTAAGAGCTTCCGACTATAAGAAGGATGTTTGATTCTTTATGACCATACATATATACCCATATCTATACTCATTACGCAGATTCGATGGAAATAAACCATGCAACGAACTATCCTCTTCATGCTGATACCAGATCAGCGCTTGGCAGGGCCGCGTCGCTTGAGCTTGGGGAATCTAACAGGTGCAACGAGAACGGCACGGCGAGCCGCATTAGCCTGGGCGAGAGTGATGCCCTGTGCTTCACGTTCGGCAGGAGAAGCAAGCTTAACGTTACAGCCGAGCTGTTTGTAGAGAGTTGCGACCCTGATTCCGGTCAGTATTAATCTGATAAACTCCTACGAGGAAAAACTTACTTGGCAGGCTCCATCTTCAATTCCTTTGCAACCTTCGCAACCTCAACCGAGTAGCCTTCGAGAATCAGATACAACAAACAAATCCACACGAGAAGCTTGGTCTTAGATTTTTCTGTCACATTGTGCTTGAGACCGTTAGGCTCGGCAAAACGACTAAGCATGCCGTCGATGATTTGGCGGGGGACTTGGGGGAAAGTAGGGGCGAGTTTGTTAACCGGTGTTTTGGAGAGACGAGGGCTGAAATCAAGGAGCGATAAAAGGCAGGAAAGGTAGTACAGATATTTCCTACAGGGGTGACAGCATAAGGTCAATGAGCCTAATTCGGTTACAAAATGACAGTATAACCCACATCTGAGTCTTTCGAGCAGTCTTATCCTTAATGTTGGCCACTGCCCTACTTTTATACTGGAGCCAGGAGCTCCTTTTGTAAGGAAGAGCACTCGCTCTCTCTTTATCGTCCTCGATAGCCAACAAGCGCGAAGCATCAATCGCAGCCCATTCTTGTGTGGTGATTAAAGACTCGCGAGTGTAGACTTCGGCGGGGTCCGCGGTGTCAATGTTAGGGGTGGGGATAAACTCGCTAGGAGCGACTGAGTCGTTCTCCTCTTCGAGCTCTCCAATGCTTTCCATCAAGTGGCCCTTAACATCTTTCATAGCACCAGCATCAACTCTGTTCTTCTCCTCGCTTTTAATCTGAGCCTTAGCTTTTCTTGTGCCGAAGGCCTCACCAAGATCGTTACGTTGCGTACGCCACTGAGCCTTGGCAGCTTGATCGGGTGGGACAGTCAGGGGAACGGTACGAAGTCGTTTAGCACGGTGAGCGACAAGATAGAGTGGAGCAGAAGGGTGTACATGGACTGTCCGGGTTGAGGGGTCATAGACGGCCGGAAGATATCTGCAGGAAACTGGTTAGAATCTGCTGAAGGGACTTGGATTCTAACATACTGGCAGTCTACTCCTTCAGGGTTGTTCGATCGGTCCCTGTTAGTACTGAAGAACTCAACGTCTTCTGTTTCACCGGCAATAAGGGTGTGTTGTTTTGTCACATCGGCAGTGGTAGCGGTGTCTCGGGTATACATTGTGAAAGGGATTTTCTTGGAAGGTTTTATTGAGGGGAAGTTGACTGGGCAGGTCCAGTCAGCAGATACTCTTGACTATTCTGTTGGGCGACTTACCAAAAGCTGGGCCTGAGCCTCTAGACGAGTCACCAACAGACACGTGTACAAGAGAATCTGCAGCAGCAGACTTGCGCTTTTGTGGCTTTTTCTGGGAGGATGCCATGGTTTGAGAAGAGAAGTGACCAGGAGATGTGATTTCTTTGGACAACAATAACAGTTTCATTCGAGCATAGACAACTTTTGAGTTTTGAGGATGTTTGATCACGTGACTCCGCAACTCAGGCACATAACAGAAGGTCAACCGAACTGGCCGCAATATGTCAACAACAAAATCATTCAGTATCCGGTATTCACTTCTTGTTCGACTTTCTTGAAGTCTTTGGATCGGAGACGCCTCGACCTATATATCCAAAGAGAAATGGGTGTTTCTGGTCTTTGGGACGTAAGTTGGTTTACACCATTTTACTCATTCTTGAGGTGCTAGGTACTGATAAAGGGCAGCTCCTGAGGCCAAGTGCGGCGAGTGCTACCCTACATACGCTCTCTAGAGAGGCGTTTTTGGACAATAAGAACGGTCTGAGGGCGCTCACAATTGGCATAGATGCTTCGTAAGTGGCTCTGGTAAATAGAAGTCCTAGCTTATTGTGCCTTGTGACAGAATTTGGATCTTTCATGCTGCCGTGCCTCAGCATGGCGAAAATCCTTTCCTAAGGACCATATTCTTCAAGATCACAGCACTACTTCAACATCCTGTTCTGCCCGTATTTGTTTTTGGTTGGTTGATTTTGTTCCTGACGAAATGTCATCACTAATTCACCAAATTAGACGGCCCCAATAAGCCTGCGATGAAAAGAAATCAGAAGGTCGGGGGGAAGTTTGGAACCCATGATTATCGAAGCAAACAGTTTAAAGCCCTTCTTGACACTTGTGGCCTGGAATGGTGGAACGTGAGTAACGGTGGTTCGGGGTTGAAGGCCCAGCTAAAGGTAGTATAGGCGCCGGGAGAGGCGGAAGCAGAGTTGGCTGTAATGAACCGGCAAGGAAAGATAGATGCCATTTTGTCTGATGACGGAGATGCTCTTTTATTTGGAGCGAAATGTCTTATCAGGAAGTAAGCTTCCTGATGGCTTCTATAATGTGTAGTCATGCTGATAGCTGGGCAGTTCGTCCCCGACTCTCTCAGGATCGCTGGCTTCCTCAACGAAGAATAATTCATCTGCCGGGTCTAAACGAGACTATGATGTATATACACTATCCCGGATCTGTGAAGAATGGGCGAAAGAGCAGGATACCAAACTGACGTCTGAAGAAAGCTGCACAATTGCCATGGTATGGATTGCTCTTCTGAGTGGTGGAGACTACACGCCCGAAGGATTATACAGTATTGGTGAGTGCCTCGAAGTGTTTCGAAGTCGATGCGATAATATGTTTACTGATTTCATTCAAATGCAGGACATAAAATATCCTACGGCCTTGCCAAAATCGGACTGTCTGACTACTTGAAAGAATACTCCCGTGACAAGCAAGCTTTCCTGAAGTCTTTGCCCGAGCTTCACGCTCGTATGGTGGAAGAACTCCGGACAAATTCCTGTAAACAACAGGACAAGCGTTATCCTGATCGCTCAAACAAGCTCTCAGCACTGTCCCCTTCCCAGCTATTTCCGATGTCGACTCTTGATGCTTATCTCAGCCCATGCACGAGCCCTTTGGACGATGCTTCTCAAGGATGGCCCGGTTTCGGACAGGGAAGCTGTTCCATGACCAGAGGAAGGGCAAGATGTGAAGGGAGAGGCGATATGGAGGGTATGGCAGCAGCATGTGAGAAATATTTTGAATGGGGAACCAAGGATCTTGTGTGCAAGAAGTTTGCAGGAGAATCTGTGGGTGTTTTTGGAGCAGAAATTATGAATGCCGCTAGAGAGGCGGTGCGCGCTAGAGACAGCTTGAGTCTTGGCGTTGGCATAGGTTCAGAGAAGACGCCTTCAAAAATTACTTCGTTCTTTCAGCAGTCCGTCTCGTCTCCTATATCGTCCAAATCAGTTGGAATTTCTCGAATCCCCAACCCGTCAAGTCAGCAGCGCGATGGGATTCCGGCCCATATCGTCCTAATCCACTCAGAGAGGACAAGTAAAGACGGAACAGAAACGGATTATCGCATCTCTTTTCGGCAGGATGAGTACGTTGAACGTTGCCGCAATGCCATGCTTGGCATACGAGTCGATCCTAGTGAACTCCCTCAAGAAGAAAGGGACAGACTAGGACTCGCCGATCATGGTGATAAAGACTACGATGACAAAGTGTCCGCAACTCAAACGGCCTCCAAGTCTGAAATCAGGGTTTGGCTTCCTCAATACCTCGTACGAATGGCATGGCCAGACTTAGTCAAAGATTACGATGATAAGCTGGCTGCCAAAACTGCCAGTAAGTCAAAAACGCCAAAAAAGAAGGCTCACCCCGTGAAAACAAATGCCAATGGCAAGGCAAAGaaggggagagggaagaaggcgCTTGAAGCAGATGGGGAGGATGTGGGGGCGTTCACTTCCTTATTCAGTCAACGACCGAAGGAGTCGTTATGGCTAGATGCTTttgacgaggaagaagagcaaaTCGAGCCAACCCCACCGCGAAGTATGGCTACACAAGAGGTCATTGACCTCAGCCTgtctccttccccttcacCACCCGTATCTCCCACGCGAAGGTCCGCAAATAAGGCTGAAAAAAAGAAGCTAGCAAGACCTGCTCTTAACACTTCTACCTCCAGTACACCATCCAGTGGGGAGAAAGGTGAAGACTCCAGTCGAACTGTCAGGCATGCTCGTAAAAAAATCCATAAATCAAGTTCACCTTTAAAAACGATTGCTGACCTATCCAaatcttcatctcctcctgAGCGGTCCAAGGCTGTTCCCTCTGTCGGCCCACGGTTCTCCAATCGAACTTTTAGAAAGACCATATCCTCACCGTCTGCTTTTCCACCGCGCCAAGCACAGGCTCAGGAAGTTATCGACCTCTGCTCATCGAGTGAAGAGGATACAGCTCCTGCCAAGCCCATTCATCGTACACAAGTGTCCAGGTCGCCCAAAATCTCATCCACACCATCGGGTATACTTTCTGGTTCCAGCAAAGCCAATATCAAATCACCTCGTTCATCCCGCTCTACCTCTGTCTCATTCcctgcttcttcttcagacAAACCTAGCTCGCGCTCGCCACGAGAAGGTTCAATACTCAGCCACCCTCTCCTCTCTGGGTCTAGCCAACCCTCCCTGTCACCTCCTCTACCTATGTCTCCTAATAGGCAAAGGTCAACATCCCCGAAGAAAGTGAAAGCATTATCTCCAGTGAGACGACGGCCAAAGTACAAAATTATCAGCTCGACCAAAGACAGCGAAGTTATTGATTGTACGATGCGACGATGAGTTTCGTGTAGTGTAATGTCTAATGTCCCATGTTAATCTTAATAATTCGTTAATGACATGATGAAATGTAACGATCTTGCCCATATATTGATATACTACACTTTTAGTCCATGCATTTTCCCCGCAATATCTAGTAACCAGTATTCAACTTGAGGCCGCACTTGACGAATGTGGTGAGGAAGCAAACTACGGCGTTTCGTATATCAGTCAAAGAGTCTATCCCATAAAACTCACAGTTGCTGGCCCAGTAGACAATCGACCTCCAATAAGATTTCTTTTGATCCGTAATCTTAATGTACATCCAGACTACAGTGATAAGATTGGCCTCAAATGGCTGACAGTGACAACAATTATACATACTGTAGATACATCGAAGCACAAAGTATGACACAGACATGATGTTCATGTACTTGGTCGAAAGCCCTACATGATTACCAGCGATCTGTGGAAGTGGTTAAGAATCATGTCTTATGAAATCATGCTCAGAGGGCACTCACGACGGCGCCGATAAAGATCGCCTCATTTTCAAAGCAGTTCTCGTGGGCGGCTTGCCTCCTTCTGAGCTTTTCCAAAGTCTTGGGCTTTAGCTTGCCCGACTTTTCCATTTCATCAAGTACTTGACGAGGGTTCACATTGTTGGGGAAACCGAGTCGTACGGCAGCACCTCGGATGGAAGCCGCGAGCGTTTGAAGGTGAACAAGAGGTAGGAGGTAGTAAGAGATATTGATCATAGTGGAGGGCTTTAGGAGTACGAAGTGCAGTTATAGGTACAGTTATCTGCCCTGCTGTTTTATAGATTCTGGACACTCTCGTCCGTTGACGCAAGTCGACGCCCTCTCGCTCGCACGAAAAGATCGTCATGCGCGGAGTGGTGACAAACTACTTTTCAATCGGTCACCTCCGCCCGTCCTTTTTTCCGAAATATCCGGCATCTCGAACGATGCATTTTATGACGTATACGCAGGCATCCCTCATCGGCATTTTGCATCTCATGAGTTTTGATTATCGATCTCAAATGAGTTTTGACATATTACCCAGAAGTTAAAGGACATTTCTTGTAGAAACATTCACTCTCATTTCTCTGCTAAAATTCACAGCGACCGCTGACTCGAGTACGGAATGGGTATCGGCACTCAATCACAAGAACCGCATGTCGTTCGCACTACCGCTTCTGCCCCCCAAACCCCATATTTAGGAcgactcttcttccatgTCGGTACAGCGGCTGTCATGGCCAGCGGATTCCAAGCTATGCAGAGCGCGACAACTTTTGGCGAATTTGTTGAACCTCAGGTAAGTCGGGTCGTATGGGTCTGTAAGATTGCCTTTTACTGATTTTTGTTCAAGTATGGAGGTGGGTTATCAAGTGCAAAATAGGGGATAGATGAACGTGCGCGTGCTGGATTGACTGCTGATATTTTAGATGTGCAGGTTTCTATCAATTCTTGACTATCCTTGGGTGAGTCCTGATACTTTGAGCAAAAGGACTGGTAAAGGATGAAAACCTGACAGTTCAATGCTGCCAGTCTCATCTCCTCTGGCATTGCTATGCTCTTCTCAGGCGCATCCGACTTGTTGCCCAATATCACATGTGGGAGGGTCCTGGCAAcatgaaaaaaaaaaagctGATGGAGTCGTTGAATAGTGATTAGATTGATCAAGCGAGTGTTCCTACTTATATCTTTACCAGTGGAACTTGTCATCTCTTCTATCTACGTTAGTCGTCATGCCGCCCGACACCCATCTCTTGATATAGTGTTCATTCGCTCATCGCTTATGACATACAGTGGTCAATCATTCTCACTGCTCCCGAACTTATGCTTCCCCCTACCTCTCCAGATGCCGTTCAGGGTGCTCCCTCTTCGTCAGACGCTGGACTCAGCCTCTTCCGAATCCCATTGTGGATAGATCTCAGTATGCACTTGGTGCCGGCCGTTGCTCTTCTTATTGGTATGTCATACAATATGTCACAAAATGAGGTATAACTCAAACACGCTCCCAGactttttccttctcgAAAAGAAATACCCCAAACCGTTCTCTACCTATGTCGCCCTTTTCCTTGCGGCCGCTTTTGGTACATCCTACGGTATCTGGGTCGAGCATTGTGCCAGCATCAACGGTGCTTTCCCTTACCCATTTTTGACCATCATGGAACTAAAAGGTCGTGTCTTGACCTACATTGGGGCGACTTTGGGCGCGTGGGGGGTATTCAGAGGATTGAATGGCTTGCACAAGTGATGACAGATGGAGCAAGAGCAGTATATAGAGGGCAAGATAGATGTACAAGATTTAGAGGCGTCATGAACCGTGAAACATAACTTTAGAGGAGAGGCGTGATGGCTGAGTAAGAATGGATTACAAGcaacagaagaagagcaaagaaaagaaaagtgGGATCGATGCGGAGACAAAACAATTAACGACAAGAGTGGAGTGAAGGGCGAAAGGTGGAGGTGTGTTTGTGTGTGAAAAAGGGGCCGAGCGTCATGTTTCATACTCTCCTACTACTTCAGCTACAAGTCAAGCCGAATGGGTCATGAAGGTGGAGGCTGCAGTGAGCAGGGATCAGGGCGTGCCGTGTCAACACACGTTCTGATTGACATGCGTGATCACCGCTGAAGTGGGGTGAACGTC includes these proteins:
- a CDS encoding Hypothetical Protein (Similar to TIGR gene model, INSD accession AAW41501.1) — its product is MASSQKKPQKRKSAAADSLVHVSVGDSSRGSGPAFVNFPSIKPSKKIPFTMYTRDTATTADVTKQHTLIAGETEDVEFFSTNRDRSNNPEGVDCQYLPAVYDPSTRTVHVHPSAPLYLVAHRAKRLRTVPLTVPPDQAAKAQWRTQRNDLGEAFGTRKAKAQIKSEEKNRVDAGAMKDVKGHLMESIGELEEENDSVAPSEFIPTPNIDTADPAEVYTRESLITTQEWAAIDASRLLAIEDDKERASALPYKRSSWLQYKSRAVANIKDKTARKTQMKYLYYLSCLLSLLDFSPRLSKTPVNKLAPTFPQVPRQIIDGMLSRFAEPNGLKHNVTEKSKTKLLVWICLLYLILEGYSVEVAKVAKELKMEPAKVATLYKQLGCNVKLASPAEREAQGITLAQANAARRAVLVAPVRFPKLKRRGPAKR
- a CDS encoding Hypothetical Protein (Similar to TIGR gene model, INSD accession AAW41498.1), with the translated sequence MGIGTQSQEPHVVRTTASAPQTPYLGRLFFHVGTAAVMASGFQAMQSATTFGEFVEPQYGGFYQFLTILGLISSGIAMLFSGASDLLPNITLIRLIKRVFLLISLPVELVISSIYWSIILTAPELMLPPTSPDAVQGAPSSSDAGLSLFRIPLWIDLSMHLVPAVALLIDFFLLEKKYPKPFSTYVALFLAAAFGTSYGIWVEHCASINGAFPYPFLTIMELKGRVLTYIGATLGAWGVFRGLNGLHK
- a CDS encoding Hypothetical protein (Similar to TIGR gene model, INSD accession AAW41500.1; CNB01350), translating into MGVSGLWDLLRPSAASATLHTLSREAFLDNKNGLRALTIGIDASIWIFHAAVPQHGENPFLRTIFFKITALLQHPVLPVFVFDGPNKPAMKRNQKVGGKFGTHDYRSKQFKALLDTCGLEWWNLGSSSPTLSGSLASSTKNNSSAGSKRDYDVYTLSRICEEWAKEQDTKLTSEESCTIAMVWIALLSGGDYTPEGLYSIGHKISYGLAKIGLSDYLKEYSRDKQAFLKSLPELHARMVEELRTNSCKQQDKRYPDRSNKLSALSPSQLFPMSTLDAYLSPCTSPLDDASQGWPGFGQGSCSMTRGRARCEGRGDMEGMAAACEKYFEWGTKDLVCKKFAGESVGVFGAEIMNAAREAVRARDSLSLGVGIGSEKTPSKITSFFQQSVSSPISSKSVGISRIPNPSSQQRDGIPAHIVLIHSERTSKDGTETDYRISFRQDEYVERCRNAMLGIRVDPSELPQEERDRLGLADHGDKDYDDKVSATQTASKSEIRVWLPQYLVRMAWPDLVKDYDDKLAAKTASKSKTPKKKAHPVKTNANGKAKKGRGKKALEADGEDVGAFTSLFSQRPKESLWLDAFDEEEEQIEPTPPRSMATQEVIDLSLSPSPSPPVSPTRRSANKAEKKKLARPALNTSTSSTPSSGEKGEDSSRTVRHARKKIHKSSSPLKTIADLSKSSSPPERSKAVPSVGPRFSNRTFRKTISSPSAFPPRQAQAQEVIDLCSSSEEDTAPAKPIHRTQVSRSPKISSTPSGILSGSSKANIKSPRSSRSTSVSFPASSSDKPSSRSPREGSILSHPLLSGSSQPSLSPPLPMSPNRQRSTSPKKVKALSPVRRRPKYKIISSTKDSEVIDCTMRR
- a CDS encoding Hypothetical protein (Similar to SGTC gene model, INSD accession EAL22558.1; CNBB4350), with the protein product MSPLTPESINSGYIIPTCDHRLSCASSSASNIQPSNTNVDSCYSRFVRSFAGSASLFPNSRLLPDPRPIARSTLKKQEPSPSPTPSFHMDKDISAMTQPPVSIKLHRELLITGEPRGDSISPQYHIEQSPPPEQNSDVNHVDRQLQYLVDPRLKLYPFVLPPNLWEEPTSEGMVQSDQEIQQASRSIVPLSLSTLNVPINRHSTYSPSQSPPSPSTSVTPRIIQNPHFSDPRVGKHHIPSALLNRPLNESLHLSSLIPYPGEPKGGCIIVRNYQGKLRSCYGIEAEDAVMRRKKVAILQMSSTHTPSMMTSKKARVHPRTALVKRIPSQEAELRAQVARTLIPRGHGTQRGPRGPRMRSKIVEGRA
- a CDS encoding DNA-directed RNA polymerase, putative (Similar to TIGR gene model, INSD accession AAW41502.1), translated to MSQPISKLDNPSTLLQSVSSNAVHEKITILPGHEPDYSACTFALWQEDHTLGNALRWIIMKDPEVEFCGYTAPHPSEPKIHLRIQMYENQSAVDCLRRALSNLRDLLNAVNDSYSSSLQNDDYLREDDYDVKAAVDETLRERGFAVEEDDRMDVS
- a CDS encoding Hypothetical Protein (Similar to TIGR gene model, INSD accession AAW41499.1), giving the protein MINISYYLLPLVHLQTLAASIRGAAVRLGFPNNVNPRQVLDEMEKSGKLKPKTLEKLRRRQAAHENCFENEAIFIGAVIAGNHVGLSTKYMNIMSVSYFVLRCIYIWMYIKITDQKKSYWRSIVYWASNFCFLTTFVKCGLKLNTGY